GATGATTTCTCCACCTTCCACCTCCACCTGCTCGTACAGCCACTTCCTGTCACAGCGGCACTCGACGCCGCACTTGCGTGATCCACACTCTGGGCAGGGGTAGAAGCAGCCCATGCAGTCCACATCCAGGCAGTCGCACAAGTCCTTTCCGTTGGAGAGCAGTCGGCCTTTGCTGTCGTACACTCGGCTTTTGGCTGCAACACTCTGCCTGCATGAGGAAGATTTGAAGGGGGCacattatggaaaaaaaaaaaaatcacttatttctgtgcttgagaggatatatttgggtgtctgaGGTCACCACCAACCCAGAagctcagaaaaaaaacacaactctgACAACCAGAactgaaaactgaaaagtgAGCTGTTCAGATTTACAGAAACATGGCACTTTACGAGGTTATCCAGCCCCCATTTTCCAAACTAGCCTCAACTTCAGATGATGTATTATTTTCTGTACCTCAGAAGAGAGAAGTTAAAACGATTGCTTGGACATTAACAACAAATCTCACCATTAGTTATATAGTTTAGCTCTCAAATAAAGAGCTAATAATGCTCTACCGGCACTTTGTTCAATTTCTTATTTCCTGACAAGGAAATCTAATTTCTAATTGGAGCTCTTTATGTTTTTTACTTCCAGTCAGAGGTTAAAAAGTCAGATTTCCATTCGTCATTGAATGCACCTTTAGTACAACGCAAGAACAGCCATTACTAAAACAAACATTGGTAACATATTCCCTAAACAAGCGACATTCTTAATGTTAGCTGCTACAAACCTAAACAAAACACGGAGAAAGGAGGGGAGTTTGAAGCCGACACATGACAAAGGAATTATAATGCAAGATGTGAGTGGTATGCAGCAGCCATTGTGTTCAGCACTGAGTGTTTTAACAACACGTGACTCGCAACGAGACTGTGCCAAAAAGAGGGATCAGTAGCTTTCCATCTGTCCATCGTCCAACTGCAGACAAGAAAAATGCAACTATTTGCATTTTTTAATTGGTGTGAACTGAGCGCTCAGGTTATTTACTGTATCCTCTCTTATGCAGTAATAACATGCTCCAAGGGTTTATCAAGTGCTACAGACCTCAAGAGATGCAGACCCTGTAGAAGAGAGTGGAGTCAAGTGTGTAACTCTACACCCTAAAATTATCCACTTGAATAGAGGTGTAAAATAATGTATGATAAAAGCTGCTGTACTGTCTCTCTCAAGACCTCAGTACATAGtgtcagcttgtgaaaaaaatgatATTATACTTTCTATAAGTACTTTTTCAAGTATGTCTCCCATCATTACAGAGTGAAATGATCACAGCCGAATACGAACCATATCTGCGTACATCTACATTAACGAACATAACTAATTTTATGAAGAATTCAGGGAGGAGAGGATAAACCTGGGGACAGTTTGCTCTTCCACTTCAATATGAAACAATGATTAAACCTTGTTCAAGATTTTCAAAACACTGCAGAGCCAAAAGGAAAATCCGAGTGCCTACTGATTTATTGCTGCTGTAACAGAAATATGGAAATATATTATTAAATTTCCCAATTTAGAAGAACACACAATATTTGATAACCCCAGATATGTGAGTTATGTCACCAGCAGCAGTACAACGCCACAAGTGGTTAAATTAGAGAAGAAGCAACTTAGACTTGGTGGCATCATCTCTGTACAAATCTCATTTGTAACGGAGTGGAACAGAACAGACTGTTTATCTGCAACAAGATGTAACGAGATGTTTGCTCTATTCATTGGAAGAGTAGAAATAAAGGGTAGCAAACGGTGAggcaacatgaaaaaaaaaaagaaacactgtgTCTCACCTATCAGACAGCTGTTTTCCTCCACGACCTCCTCGTCCACCCTGAAACAACATCACAACGTCTTACTTTATGAAAGACATTTGAAATACGGATTTTGGTTGAAGCGTTTGAGACACTACACAGTCCTCTTTGTGTTTGTATTATTGAATATAACCAGCAGCGAGTTGTAGCTTTAACTGAAATCTGTGATGCTCACATTTAAAGTCACTGAGAAAGAGATACTATTAGGAAATATGTCATTTATGTACTTAGTTTTCTTAAACTGTGACAAACTAAGGTATCCCTGATAAACTTTTCTCATATCTGTAtctttaaaagttaaaaacattttgtacGGAGTGACAAAAACTCACCCTGAGTCCTCCTCGTTTGTCTCTGCGCAGAGCAGCCTCCCGTGCTCTGTCTTTGTCTGCTTGAGTTCCCATCTGATTCGGCACATTTGTTTCTTTTGGTATCACACCTCTTTTACGCAGCTCAATCTGTAGGATTGAAACGGGATCGCTTGATCAGACTATAAAACACGATGGtaaagagcaaaagtaaagtgtTATGAGCCCACACCTTTAAGGTCTCTTGTCCTTGATTGAATATGGTGGGCACTGCGTCCTCTCTCAGAAACTGCTTGCCGTTATAGTCCCTGAAGCAGTCGGCCCTGAAGTGGTCTGAGCAGAGGCACGTGTTGGCAGTTGGGATAAAGTTTTTCATCCCCAGGCTTTGCACCCATTTGCTGGCCAGTTGAGGCTTACTAAGAGGGAACCTGCCAAACAGGAGAGGAAGGACATGTTTCAAAAGAGGCTGCAGGATGCTAACTTTCGTCTTAATTCTTACTACCAGCTGAGGAGAAAAATCATGCTTTGTCAGATATATAAAGTCAAACTGTTGCAGCTGCCTTTAGACCTGGCTAGATTTCTATTC
This Odontesthes bonariensis isolate fOdoBon6 chromosome 1, fOdoBon6.hap1, whole genome shotgun sequence DNA region includes the following protein-coding sequences:
- the arl14ep gene encoding ARL14 effector protein: MPVICAATGCNNKFVKGSEIRFYRFPLSKPQLASKWVQSLGMKNFIPTANTCLCSDHFRADCFRDYNGKQFLREDAVPTIFNQGQETLKIELRKRGVIPKETNVPNQMGTQADKDRAREAALRRDKRGGLRGGRGGRGGKQLSDRQSVAAKSRVYDSKGRLLSNGKDLCDCLDVDCMGCFYPCPECGSRKCGVECRCDRKWLYEQVEVEGGEIIRNKFVV